The following coding sequences are from one Vibrio syngnathi window:
- a CDS encoding ABC transporter substrate-binding protein codes for MNKLSASALTFTFLLSMSAQAQITVENCDSTLTLDTSPKTLITHDINMSEMAFSLGLEENMIGVTGISGYYKTTPEFNRLQGNIPELAPKYPSLEVLVNANPDVFFAGWNYGMRLGGSVTPDSLKEFGINTLILNESCSHIRKDKQPASMEQMFDDVTRLATLFGHQDRAQTLISTWKEQLVQIQQQTKNQTPLKVFLYDSGEDKPFTAGKYATVSAMIKAAGGDNVMKDLDISWGTTSWESVAMHNPDVIILLDYQNGTGAKGMQAFLEQHPAMKLTTAVKTTQYLPLRYEEITPGPANIAAIEKLAQRIQEIHDKS; via the coding sequence ATGAATAAATTATCAGCATCAGCTTTAACTTTTACTTTCTTACTTTCCATGTCCGCACAAGCTCAAATCACGGTAGAAAACTGCGACTCGACACTTACGTTAGATACGTCGCCTAAAACCTTAATCACTCACGATATCAATATGTCTGAGATGGCATTTTCTCTCGGGCTTGAAGAGAATATGATCGGAGTGACCGGTATTAGCGGGTACTACAAAACGACCCCTGAATTTAATCGCCTTCAGGGCAACATTCCAGAGCTCGCACCGAAATATCCGTCTTTGGAGGTGTTAGTTAATGCAAACCCTGATGTTTTCTTCGCAGGATGGAATTATGGTATGCGTCTGGGCGGCTCAGTCACGCCTGATTCACTGAAAGAGTTTGGCATTAACACTTTAATTCTGAATGAGAGTTGCAGCCACATCCGTAAAGATAAGCAACCAGCTAGCATGGAACAGATGTTCGATGACGTGACACGCCTTGCGACTTTATTTGGTCATCAAGACAGAGCTCAAACACTGATTTCCACGTGGAAAGAGCAATTAGTACAGATTCAACAGCAAACCAAGAATCAAACTCCGCTTAAAGTCTTTTTGTATGATTCAGGGGAAGATAAACCATTCACTGCCGGGAAATACGCGACAGTGAGCGCCATGATAAAAGCGGCAGGTGGCGACAATGTAATGAAAGATCTGGATATCAGCTGGGGAACCACATCATGGGAGTCAGTTGCGATGCATAACCCTGATGTCATTATTCTTCTCGATTATCAAAATGGGACAGGCGCTAAAGGCATGCAAGCCTTTTTGGAACAACACCCAGCGATGAAACTGACCACAGCGGTAAAGACGACCCAATACCTTCCTCTACGTTATGAGGAAATTACTCCTGGGCCAGCAAACATAGCTGCAATTGAAAAACTGGCACAGCGCATCCAAGAAATCCATGACAAGTCTTAG
- a CDS encoding response regulator, whose amino-acid sequence MANKIILIVDDNQEILDALSEYLERSSFTVITALEGNAMWKQLETVTPDLIILDIMLPGDDGLTLCQKLRLRSQVPIIMLTAVTDDADRIAGLEIGADDYITKSFNPRELLARIKALLRRSTFSHSTNERKLKFMDWTFDTLKRQLKHEDGEAVSLSSADYNLLTLMLDSPNQLLSRNDIAQALWGRDAEPLERGIDVQISRLRRQLRDDDRNTIMTVRHRGYMLVIDSHGLQC is encoded by the coding sequence ATGGCTAATAAGATTATTTTGATTGTGGATGATAATCAGGAAATTCTCGATGCTTTAAGCGAATATCTAGAACGCTCAAGCTTCACTGTGATTACTGCACTTGAAGGTAACGCGATGTGGAAACAGCTAGAAACTGTCACCCCAGACCTCATTATTTTAGACATCATGCTACCAGGAGATGATGGCTTAACTTTGTGCCAAAAGTTACGCTTACGATCTCAAGTCCCTATTATTATGCTAACCGCAGTAACTGATGATGCAGATCGTATTGCGGGGTTAGAAATTGGCGCTGATGATTACATAACCAAGTCGTTTAACCCTCGTGAACTATTAGCAAGAATCAAAGCTCTACTCAGGCGTTCAACATTCAGTCACAGCACAAATGAACGTAAGTTAAAATTTATGGATTGGACGTTCGATACCCTAAAACGACAATTGAAACATGAAGATGGTGAGGCAGTCTCTCTTTCTAGCGCCGATTATAACTTGCTTACCCTTATGCTTGACTCTCCCAATCAATTATTAAGTCGTAATGACATTGCACAAGCACTCTGGGGGAGGGATGCAGAGCCACTAGAGAGAGGGATCGATGTACAAATTAGCCGGTTGAGAAGGCAATTGAGGGACGATGATAGAAATACGATTATGACGGTGAGGCATCGTGGCTACATGCTTGTGATCGACTCTCATGGACTTCAATGTTGA
- a CDS encoding ABC transporter substrate-binding protein — protein MKMWVFLVALFVTQPALSTPSIEMLHWWTAEGEGSALSVIEDRFRLLPFTLKSDPIAGGGGGPAKSILQARAIAGYSPDIAQMEGPAIQSWAALGFLMDMNEVAKLNNWDQSLYPDIQAIHKYNGNYVAIPLNIHRLNWMWINTEVLAEHQLPPP, from the coding sequence ATGAAAATGTGGGTATTCTTGGTTGCTCTTTTTGTTACACAGCCAGCATTATCTACCCCCTCTATAGAGATGTTGCATTGGTGGACGGCAGAAGGTGAAGGCTCAGCATTGTCGGTGATCGAAGACAGGTTTCGTCTGCTGCCTTTTACATTAAAAAGTGATCCAATTGCAGGAGGAGGCGGTGGGCCTGCTAAATCTATCCTTCAAGCGAGAGCGATTGCTGGCTATTCACCAGACATCGCGCAGATGGAAGGTCCTGCTATTCAGTCTTGGGCGGCACTAGGGTTCTTAATGGACATGAATGAAGTCGCTAAATTGAATAACTGGGATCAATCGCTGTACCCTGATATTCAAGCCATTCACAAATACAATGGGAACTATGTTGCCATTCCTCTTAATATTCATAGACTAAACTGGATGTGGATAAACACAGAGGTATTAGCTGAACACCAGCTGCCCCCCCCCTAA
- the metK gene encoding methionine adenosyltransferase: protein MAKHLFTSESVSEGHPDKIADQISDAVLDAIIEQDPKARVACETYVKTGMVMVGGEVTTSAWVDIEEITRETVREIGYVHSDMGFDADSCAVLNTIGKQSPDINQGVDKADPKDQGAGDQGIMFGYATNETPILMPAPITYSHLLVKKQAEVRKSGKLDFLRPDAKSQVTFQYDQGKIVGIDAVVLSTQHCDSVTTPDLREAVMEEIIKPVLPAEWINKDTNFFINPTGRFVIGGPMGDCGLTGRKIIVDTYGGAARHGGGAFSGKDPSKVDRSAAYAARYVAKNIVAAGMADRCEIQLSYAIGVADPTSIMVETFGTEKVAHEIIIEAVRQNFDLRPYGLQEMLNLLQPIYKQTAAYGHFGREEFPWEATDKAAILADFAGL, encoded by the coding sequence ATGGCTAAGCACCTATTCACTTCTGAATCTGTATCAGAAGGCCATCCAGATAAAATTGCAGACCAAATCTCAGATGCTGTTCTTGATGCCATCATTGAACAAGATCCAAAAGCACGTGTTGCTTGTGAGACTTACGTAAAAACCGGCATGGTTATGGTTGGTGGTGAAGTAACTACGTCAGCATGGGTTGATATCGAAGAAATCACTCGTGAAACAGTACGTGAAATTGGTTACGTTCATTCTGATATGGGCTTTGACGCTGACTCTTGTGCTGTACTAAATACCATTGGTAAGCAGTCTCCAGACATCAACCAAGGTGTTGATAAAGCGGATCCTAAAGATCAAGGTGCGGGCGACCAAGGCATCATGTTTGGTTACGCAACTAACGAAACGCCAATCCTAATGCCAGCTCCAATTACTTACTCTCACCTGCTTGTTAAGAAGCAAGCTGAAGTCCGTAAGAGCGGCAAGCTTGACTTCCTTCGCCCAGATGCGAAATCTCAAGTAACCTTCCAATACGACCAAGGTAAGATCGTTGGTATCGACGCTGTTGTTCTTTCAACTCAACACTGTGATTCAGTAACAACACCTGACCTACGTGAAGCGGTAATGGAAGAGATCATCAAGCCAGTACTTCCTGCTGAGTGGATCAACAAAGACACTAACTTCTTCATCAACCCAACAGGCCGTTTCGTAATCGGTGGTCCAATGGGTGACTGTGGTCTAACAGGTCGTAAGATCATCGTTGATACCTACGGCGGCGCAGCTCGTCACGGTGGCGGTGCATTCTCTGGTAAAGATCCATCAAAAGTTGACCGTTCTGCAGCTTACGCAGCGCGTTATGTAGCGAAAAACATCGTTGCTGCTGGCATGGCTGACCGTTGTGAGATTCAACTGTCTTACGCTATTGGTGTTGCAGATCCAACCTCTATCATGGTTGAAACGTTCGGTACTGAGAAAGTAGCTCACGAAATCATCATTGAAGCGGTTCGTCAAAACTTCGACCTACGTCCATACGGTCTTCAAGAGATGCTGAACCTGCTTCAGCCTATCTACAAGCAGACAGCTGCATACGGCCACTTCGGTCGCGAAGAGTTCCCTTGGGAAGCTACTGATAAAGCAGCAATCCTAGCGGACTTCGCAGGCCTGTAA
- a CDS encoding ATP-binding protein, whose product MAEVLAGAAWFSTTSVSKRESASHAMFAIASAASDTINYFSGLPVNYRHLVLDQLRNIGGTRFFISMNNHRLPVPSLSHHSLVPQMQVQASDLLEQQLKTSHSVHVTLTKRDDLLLFNSGIKLNELPALWKDYSLVLGKLDLPIAVIQVQLENNEWLYLATVIPLSFDSLTDKFIDSRQITFLLIVTFMLMGVSYVVLQKEIRPFRSLARSATLMGSEMQIEEIKEEGSSETRAAIHAFNKMNRRIKANLRDRNMFFNAISHDIKTPLACLKLRTEMLSDNTTRLKFEKLLNEVEMMLNGALQCMRDNDIHEEFEWIDMNDIFEQCAAIHNKNNLCVNLVDMPDVKFYGKPLAIKRCLFNLVDNGIKYGDVVNISMFVNSDSIHIVLRDSGAGIDESILEKVFEPYFRGSDSSVDGSGLGLAISRSIARSHGGDIKLSNAPEGGLEVDIILVSSL is encoded by the coding sequence ATGGCTGAAGTTCTGGCAGGTGCAGCTTGGTTTTCCACTACCTCGGTATCTAAACGAGAATCGGCGAGCCATGCTATGTTTGCGATAGCCTCTGCAGCTTCGGACACGATAAATTACTTTTCAGGGCTTCCAGTCAATTATCGTCATTTGGTTCTCGATCAATTACGAAATATTGGGGGAACACGATTCTTTATTTCCATGAATAATCATAGGCTTCCTGTTCCTTCGCTTAGTCATCACTCTTTAGTGCCTCAAATGCAGGTGCAAGCATCAGATCTTTTAGAACAACAACTTAAAACGTCACACTCAGTACATGTCACTTTGACCAAGCGAGACGATCTTCTATTGTTTAACTCAGGTATCAAGCTGAATGAGCTGCCTGCATTGTGGAAAGATTACAGCTTAGTGTTAGGTAAGCTCGATCTCCCAATAGCGGTTATTCAAGTTCAACTAGAAAATAATGAGTGGCTCTATTTAGCGACCGTTATTCCTCTGTCTTTCGATAGCTTGACCGATAAATTTATTGATAGTCGCCAGATCACCTTTCTTTTAATTGTCACTTTTATGCTAATGGGGGTCTCTTACGTCGTGCTACAAAAAGAAATTCGTCCTTTTCGATCTCTTGCTCGCTCCGCAACGCTTATGGGGTCGGAAATGCAGATTGAAGAAATCAAAGAAGAAGGAAGTTCAGAAACCAGAGCTGCGATCCATGCTTTCAACAAAATGAATCGTCGTATTAAAGCGAACTTACGTGACCGAAATATGTTCTTTAATGCTATTTCACATGACATCAAAACACCTCTAGCCTGCTTAAAACTTCGTACAGAAATGCTCAGCGACAATACGACAAGGCTTAAATTTGAAAAGCTGTTGAATGAAGTCGAGATGATGTTAAACGGAGCGTTACAGTGCATGCGAGATAATGATATTCATGAAGAATTTGAGTGGATAGACATGAATGATATTTTTGAACAATGTGCGGCTATTCATAACAAAAACAACTTATGTGTAAATCTTGTCGATATGCCAGATGTTAAATTCTACGGTAAACCATTAGCAATTAAGCGTTGTCTCTTTAATTTGGTAGATAATGGCATTAAATATGGGGATGTCGTGAATATCAGCATGTTTGTTAACTCTGATTCTATTCATATTGTACTGCGCGATTCAGGTGCAGGGATTGACGAAAGCATACTAGAAAAAGTATTTGAGCCTTATTTTAGAGGTAGCGATTCAAGCGTGGATGGGTCCGGTTTAGGCTTGGCAATTTCCCGCAGTATCGCAAGAAGCCATGGAGGGGATATTAAATTATCGAATGCACCAGAAGGAGGGCTAGAAGTCGACATTATTTTGGTAAGCAGCTTATGA
- a CDS encoding FecCD family ABC transporter permease: protein MTSLSTNLNRTVLNTCVFSSVFALLAMLSLSLGSVNLSFTQVATIFSAAMSQQIDSPIDQVVLHLRLPRTIIAIICGAGLGIVGALLQTVTKNDLADPFIFGLSSGAATGAVFVITVIGSAIGIWTLPLAAFIGGIISASAVLFLVRKVNGQASSQIVLAGLAISFLFTALTNFLVFHGDQRAAHSILFWSLGGLGNARWDNVLIVLAGLLALIALSILKHRQLDCLLAGDDVAQTMGVDTKRLQTGVFIVCAFATACFVSIIGVVGFIGLMVPHIAKKIIGPLHKKLLITSGLIGALLMLLSDILARTLVAPQELPLGVVTTAFGALFIVSILMEKSNES, encoded by the coding sequence ATGACAAGTCTTAGTACTAACCTAAACCGAACCGTACTGAACACCTGCGTATTCAGTTCTGTTTTTGCCCTCTTAGCGATGCTTTCTCTGAGTTTAGGCAGCGTTAATCTATCTTTTACACAAGTCGCTACGATTTTTTCAGCTGCGATGAGTCAACAGATCGACTCTCCGATAGATCAAGTGGTACTGCATTTACGCTTGCCAAGAACAATCATCGCGATTATTTGCGGTGCTGGATTGGGTATTGTGGGGGCGTTATTACAAACCGTCACAAAAAACGACCTTGCCGACCCCTTCATTTTTGGATTGTCATCTGGTGCAGCGACTGGAGCTGTGTTTGTGATTACAGTCATCGGCAGCGCTATCGGTATTTGGACACTTCCACTCGCCGCTTTCATCGGCGGAATAATCTCGGCTTCGGCTGTGCTATTTCTAGTCAGAAAAGTAAATGGGCAAGCGTCTTCTCAAATTGTTTTAGCTGGGCTGGCTATCTCATTCTTATTTACAGCCTTAACCAATTTCTTGGTCTTCCACGGTGACCAACGTGCTGCCCATTCGATTCTATTTTGGTCGTTAGGAGGCCTAGGGAATGCGCGCTGGGACAATGTGTTAATTGTGCTTGCTGGACTTCTCGCCTTGATAGCCCTCAGTATCTTAAAACATCGTCAATTAGATTGTTTACTTGCGGGAGACGACGTAGCACAAACGATGGGAGTCGATACAAAACGCTTGCAAACTGGTGTCTTTATTGTCTGCGCTTTTGCGACTGCATGTTTTGTTTCTATCATCGGTGTCGTCGGATTTATTGGCTTGATGGTTCCTCATATCGCGAAAAAAATCATCGGCCCACTACACAAAAAGTTACTCATCACTTCAGGGCTGATTGGGGCTTTGCTTATGCTATTAAGTGATATTTTGGCAAGAACTTTGGTTGCACCTCAAGAACTGCCTCTTGGTGTTGTCACCACCGCGTTTGGAGCACTATTCATTGTTTCCATTTTGATGGAGAAAAGTAATGAAAGCTGA
- a CDS encoding PTS transporter subunit EIIC translates to MLDSFKSGLSKLSLIGKALMLPISILPAAGLLLAFGAKLDIPLMMRAGGVIFDNLALLFAVGAAVGLTKESGIAALAAIVAMVVMNATMGVALGITPEMAMGGGRYAMVMGIPSLQTGVFGGLIAGILAAVMYQRFYDTKLPDFLGFFAGKRFVPIVTAFSAFLIGLVLPHIWSYIQSGIDALSHMANGGNMYVSTFIYGFMERALIPVGLHHIFYSPYWFSFGEYTTAAGTIVNGDHTIWFKMLEDGVKTFSTSEYQEAGKFLSGNFAIYMFAFPAACLAMYHEANDKNKKIVAGILGSAALTSFVTGITEPVEFAFIFVAPLLYVFSAIMAGVSYAVTYALDVHIGKTFSAGIIDFVSFGVLPAMDGFKTNWINVILWGLTMAAIYYTVFRFAIRKFNLKTVGREDTQSKAITLDNEDLASEITILIGGAANITSIGACITRLRLQIKDQALVDEQGIKDLGAMGVIKVGSSGLQIILGSRAQFVADLMSERTGESPSALSTNLS, encoded by the coding sequence ATGCTAGATAGTTTTAAAAGCGGCTTATCTAAGCTTTCCTTAATTGGTAAAGCATTGATGTTGCCCATATCTATATTACCCGCTGCGGGGTTATTACTTGCCTTCGGTGCTAAGCTCGACATTCCCCTAATGATGCGTGCTGGTGGCGTTATATTTGATAACTTAGCTTTACTGTTTGCGGTAGGAGCCGCGGTTGGTTTGACTAAGGAGTCAGGGATTGCCGCTTTAGCCGCGATTGTCGCTATGGTCGTGATGAATGCGACAATGGGGGTGGCGCTCGGCATTACACCTGAGATGGCGATGGGGGGTGGTCGTTATGCAATGGTGATGGGTATTCCTTCATTGCAAACGGGTGTCTTTGGCGGACTAATTGCTGGTATCCTCGCAGCCGTTATGTATCAACGTTTTTATGATACTAAGCTGCCTGATTTTCTTGGTTTCTTTGCCGGTAAACGCTTTGTACCGATTGTGACTGCGTTTTCTGCATTCTTAATTGGTTTAGTCTTACCCCATATTTGGTCATATATTCAATCAGGTATTGATGCGCTATCGCATATGGCGAATGGCGGAAACATGTACGTCTCAACTTTCATCTACGGATTTATGGAGCGCGCTTTAATTCCAGTTGGTCTCCATCATATTTTTTATAGCCCTTATTGGTTTTCTTTCGGTGAGTACACAACTGCCGCGGGCACCATTGTAAATGGCGATCATACCATTTGGTTTAAAATGCTTGAAGATGGAGTAAAAACGTTCTCAACCAGTGAATACCAAGAAGCAGGAAAATTCCTATCGGGTAATTTTGCTATCTACATGTTTGCTTTCCCTGCTGCATGTTTAGCTATGTATCATGAAGCGAATGATAAAAATAAAAAAATTGTAGCAGGTATTTTAGGCTCTGCTGCTCTTACTTCTTTTGTTACAGGTATAACAGAACCCGTTGAATTTGCTTTTATCTTTGTCGCACCTTTACTTTATGTTTTTTCTGCAATCATGGCAGGGGTGTCTTACGCGGTGACTTATGCGTTGGATGTTCATATTGGTAAAACCTTCTCAGCCGGCATTATTGATTTCGTGTCTTTTGGTGTTCTTCCCGCGATGGATGGGTTCAAAACTAACTGGATCAACGTGATTCTTTGGGGGCTAACCATGGCCGCTATTTATTACACGGTTTTCCGTTTTGCTATTCGAAAGTTCAATTTGAAAACAGTAGGACGTGAGGATACTCAAAGTAAGGCGATCACTTTGGACAATGAAGATTTAGCTAGTGAAATCACAATCTTGATTGGTGGTGCCGCTAACATTACTTCGATAGGAGCATGTATTACGAGATTGCGTTTACAGATTAAAGATCAGGCTCTTGTGGATGAACAAGGAATCAAAGACCTAGGTGCTATGGGGGTCATAAAAGTAGGTTCAAGTGGCCTGCAAATTATTTTGGGCTCAAGAGCTCAATTTGTGGCTGATCTTATGAGTGAAAGAACTGGTGAGTCACCAAGTGCACTATCAACTAACCTAAGTTAA
- a CDS encoding ABC transporter ATP-binding protein: MFYCHRLSVQQQNTQRLHPLDLKISQGERWVVIGRNGSGKTTLLKALVNLLPFKGEVVINQLPLSKLTCQQRAKQISYLPQHSQVDSRLALREYIQLTASHQATSSFSVDQISKALKIDTFLERRMGQLSGGQKQRAHIARSLCQNAEFLVLDEPLNHLDPCAQGEVLSLLKELGKTLICSLHDISLAAKFATHIVILEHGELVAKGKVEELLTHKQLQPIFEVDLISTTNKRTQKTSKFFDIELDQGQDLS, from the coding sequence ATGTTTTATTGCCACAGACTTTCTGTTCAACAACAAAACACTCAACGACTACACCCACTCGATCTGAAAATTAGTCAAGGTGAGCGCTGGGTAGTCATTGGACGCAATGGTTCTGGAAAAACCACGCTATTAAAGGCGCTGGTTAATTTGCTTCCCTTCAAAGGCGAAGTCGTAATAAACCAATTGCCACTAAGTAAACTAACTTGCCAGCAAAGAGCAAAACAAATCAGTTACCTTCCACAGCACAGTCAAGTGGATAGCCGTTTAGCTCTAAGAGAGTACATTCAACTTACCGCTTCTCATCAAGCCACTTCTAGCTTTTCAGTTGACCAAATCAGTAAAGCACTAAAGATTGATACTTTCCTCGAACGAAGAATGGGACAGCTTTCAGGAGGCCAGAAGCAGCGAGCGCATATTGCACGATCTTTATGTCAGAACGCCGAGTTCCTGGTATTGGATGAGCCTCTAAACCACTTAGACCCATGCGCTCAAGGGGAAGTCTTATCGCTATTGAAAGAACTGGGTAAAACACTGATTTGCTCACTGCATGATATTTCCCTTGCTGCCAAATTCGCGACGCACATTGTGATTTTGGAACACGGTGAACTGGTCGCGAAAGGAAAAGTAGAAGAGCTACTGACCCACAAACAGCTTCAGCCGATTTTTGAAGTAGATTTAATCAGCACAACCAATAAGCGCACACAGAAAACAAGTAAGTTTTTCGACATTGAACTCGACCAAGGACAGGATCTTTCATGA
- the tkt gene encoding transketolase, with protein sequence MPSRKDLANAIRALSMDGVQQANSGHPGAPMGMADIAEVLWRGHLNHNPANPEWADRDRFILSNGHGSMLIYSLLHLAGYELSIEDLKNFRQLHSKTPGHPEYGYAPGIETTTGPLGQGITNAVGMAMAEKALAAQFNKEGHDIVDHFTYAFMGDGCLMEGISHEACSLAGTLGLGKLVAFWDDNGISIDGEVEGWFSDDTPKRFEAYGWHVIPAVDGHDADAINAAIEAAKADPRPTLICTKTIIGFGSPNKAGTHDCHGAPLGADEITATKAALGWEHGPFEIPADIAAEWNAKEAGAAKEAAWNAKFDAYAAAYPELAAEFKRRTNGELPAEWEEKANAIIADLQANPANIASRKASQNALEAFGQMLPEFMGGSADLAPSNLTMWSGSKSLEATDFSGNYIHYGVREFGMTAIMNGIALHGGFVPYGATFLMFMEYARNAMRMAALMKVQNIQVYTHDSIGLGEDGPTHQPVEQIASLRLTPNMSTWRPCDQVESAVAWKLAIERKDGPSSLIFSRQNLAQQDRNVEQVANIAKGGYILKDCEGKPELIIIATGSEVELAVEAAAQLTAEGKAVRVVSMPATDAFDKQDAEYRESVLPSDVTARIAVEAGIADFWYKYVGFGGKIIGMTTFGESAPAGELFKMFGFTTENVVKTAKELLA encoded by the coding sequence ATGCCTTCTCGTAAAGATCTAGCCAATGCAATCCGCGCACTTAGCATGGACGGTGTTCAACAAGCAAATTCAGGCCACCCTGGCGCACCTATGGGTATGGCTGACATCGCTGAAGTTCTTTGGCGTGGCCACTTGAACCACAACCCAGCAAACCCAGAGTGGGCTGATCGTGACCGTTTTATCCTGTCTAACGGCCATGGTTCTATGCTGATTTACTCTCTGCTTCATTTAGCAGGTTACGAGCTTTCAATTGAAGATCTAAAAAACTTCCGTCAACTGCACTCTAAGACTCCAGGTCACCCAGAGTACGGTTACGCTCCTGGTATCGAGACAACAACTGGTCCTCTGGGCCAAGGCATCACCAACGCTGTTGGTATGGCAATGGCTGAGAAAGCATTGGCTGCACAGTTCAACAAAGAAGGCCACGACATCGTAGACCACTTCACTTATGCATTCATGGGTGATGGTTGTCTGATGGAAGGTATCTCTCACGAAGCATGTTCTCTAGCGGGTACGCTAGGTCTTGGTAAGCTAGTCGCTTTCTGGGATGACAACGGCATCTCTATCGATGGTGAAGTTGAAGGTTGGTTCTCTGACGATACACCTAAGCGTTTTGAAGCATACGGCTGGCACGTAATCCCTGCAGTAGATGGTCACGATGCTGACGCTATCAATGCAGCGATTGAAGCGGCTAAAGCTGACCCTCGTCCAACGCTTATCTGTACTAAAACTATCATCGGTTTTGGTTCGCCAAACAAAGCGGGTACGCATGATTGTCACGGTGCTCCACTAGGCGCTGATGAAATCACAGCAACTAAAGCAGCATTGGGTTGGGAACACGGCCCGTTCGAAATCCCAGCGGATATCGCAGCTGAGTGGAACGCGAAAGAAGCAGGCGCAGCGAAAGAAGCAGCGTGGAACGCTAAGTTTGACGCATACGCCGCGGCTTACCCTGAGCTAGCAGCAGAATTCAAACGTCGTACTAACGGCGAACTACCAGCTGAGTGGGAAGAGAAAGCAAACGCAATCATTGCTGATCTTCAAGCTAACCCAGCAAACATCGCTTCACGTAAAGCATCTCAAAACGCACTAGAAGCGTTTGGTCAAATGCTTCCAGAATTCATGGGCGGCTCTGCTGACCTTGCGCCTTCTAACCTGACTATGTGGTCTGGTTCTAAGTCTCTTGAAGCAACTGACTTCTCTGGTAACTACATCCACTACGGTGTACGTGAATTCGGTATGACGGCTATCATGAACGGTATCGCTCTGCACGGTGGTTTTGTACCGTATGGTGCAACGTTCCTAATGTTCATGGAATACGCGCGTAACGCAATGCGTATGGCTGCTCTGATGAAAGTTCAGAACATCCAAGTTTACACGCACGATTCTATCGGCCTAGGCGAAGATGGCCCTACTCACCAACCGGTTGAGCAGATCGCGTCTCTACGTCTGACTCCAAACATGAGCACATGGCGTCCATGTGACCAAGTTGAATCTGCAGTGGCTTGGAAACTGGCTATTGAGCGTAAAGATGGTCCTTCATCTCTAATCTTCTCTCGTCAAAACCTTGCACAACAAGATCGTAATGTTGAGCAAGTTGCAAACATCGCTAAGGGTGGTTACATCCTGAAAGATTGTGAAGGCAAGCCAGAGCTAATCATCATTGCAACTGGTTCTGAAGTTGAGCTTGCTGTTGAAGCTGCAGCACAACTAACCGCTGAAGGTAAAGCGGTACGCGTAGTATCTATGCCTGCAACTGACGCATTCGATAAGCAAGACGCTGAATACCGTGAGTCTGTACTTCCATCTGACGTTACTGCTCGTATCGCTGTTGAAGCTGGCATTGCTGACTTCTGGTACAAGTACGTTGGTTTCGGTGGCAAGATCATCGGTATGACAACGTTCGGCGAATCTGCACCAGCAGGCGAGCTATTCAAAATGTTCGGTTTCACTACTGAGAACGTAGTAAAGACAGCTAAAGAATTATTAGCGTAA